The Dreissena polymorpha isolate Duluth1 chromosome 4, UMN_Dpol_1.0, whole genome shotgun sequence region CGTGTCTTCTGTCATTCTACATTCTAtgcatagatggtgacgtcactacgtcagtaagaccggtgtgacacaatggtcattctatacatagatgctgacgtcactacgttattgtcagtaagaccggtgtgacacaatggtctTCTGTCACAAcatacaagatggcggacaacAACGCTAACGTTGCTACTAGAGAAATCGTTGGTCCGAACAGGAGGAAACTGTATAGCCCaggaaataattaaaaactatgatgTTCTGTTCGGCCCAATGACCGGTTGTGGCACACTCAAAATTGGAGAGGTTCGAAGGAGAGGCTGGGAAGCCGTGGCAAATGTTCTAAACTGGTTTGTACTTTTGGTGTTATCAATTTTCCAAATTTTGGAAATTCTAGCAGAAGGTATATTTCTACAGttaattcattattttgttttttaattattgattataataaaattgttaatatgtgcaatgtttaaaaacgaacagaatgttaaatattatgtgacataaatataaaaagcaGTAGATGATTTGAGCACAAAATATATACCATAATATAAAGTTATAATGCTTCACTATGGTAAAATTATTGTGCTACCCGGTttcaaatattccaaaatattcaACTAAACCCATATTGTGTCATTTTTCATTAGTGATGTATTTCTACTAATTCATTTGTTAATAATTGATCAACAAAATTGTTTGTGTCAAACACACATGAAATGTAGATTGCAATGTGGAAAAATGTTTTGAGgaataaacaaatcatttctttgtttttatgCATATCTTAGACTcaatttctgattttaaaaaCTGTACCTAATTGCATTCCATTTATTTCAGCCAATTTTCCACCTATAAGCGCGCAGGTTCAGAGgtgaagaaaaaatattataacatgaAAGACAAAAGTAAGTGAAATTTAAGAAATGTACTCCTGTCTTATTTTTCTTGCTGCTTCTTATGTAATGAAGATAAAATGTTCCACATTTATTGTATTTCACATGAAAAGTGAAACATCATAGTTACTGTGTAAAAATTAGCTGAAATttgtaattgattttttgttatacatgtaggttcatgattatattttaagcctattatgtacatgtaataatgttgttgaaaaatcaataattatattatatatattgaggaattttatgaaattttcaacattgttatattaataaCTATCTGGTACATTGCTATTATCACCGGTCCAGCATACTTAATGTACATCCTGTGCAAATCAAGATACATGAAAAATGCTAAAAATAGCATTAAATCAAACATTGGTGTAACTTTTGCTCCTTTTAGCTCCTTATGTTTATTTTGGACTCTTAAATTACACAGTTTCTTCTCAATATAACTATAGCAAAGACAAAAAATGATGAGATGAGGAGGCCAGGCACTGGAGGAGGGCCCCGGGTGAAAGAGTTCACCATTCCGGAGGGGATTCTCCTTCAGCATTTTGGGGATTCCGCCTCTGTGGCAGGGGTCCCCAATGCAATTGACACTGATGgtttgtacagtttatatagaatataataccatttgtcaatttttattattataatttcttttttttggcATTATGCTTTGGTATTCATTCTTCAATGAAGGTAATGTTTAACAAAGATACTATTAATTTATGACCAGAATAAAATACATATCATTTTTAAGTGCATTAGAAAAGTATGTTATTAAAGATTCATCATAACTCACCTTAGTCTGTTTGTTGGTATTGTTTTCAGTCCATGTAAAAAGTGATGTGTGATTGTTAATTATAAactgttaaatgttttaaaattatatgtatgGCTTTATTTTCTTAGCTCCAGAGGGTGCTTCAATCAACATAATTGAACTGGGCAAGATGCTAATAGGTAAACAATTAATGTAGATTATGCTCTTCATCTTGGTTAATTACATGATGGTGAATGGAGAGAGCTTTTGTATTAAACATAGCATGTTAATAAATTTCTATCAATTCATTACTCACtttgtaatattgttaaaatgggATGCCAAAGCTATGTGTAGTTGAGCAAAATATcttttatatgataatatatacattttttaaatattgttgttaaataCTAGATCATTTTGCTTCGTTTATTACACAGATGGTAGCACTTGCATGACGTTCAAGATAGATGAAAGAGGTAAGTGACAGGGGCCtaatttttatgttaaatttttggtgaatgaaaaataaatatgaaaaacttattGAAGTATGAACGTTGCGTAAGTAAATTCATGACAAATAGGTAAATTGGTTGAAAAAGtccattttaaattaaacaaatgacaCCAAGAATTTTAGCCTTTGAGTTAACTTAGTTTTATGATAAACTTTGTTAATAATACATGAAGGGGTgcattacttttattttcattattttcattaaaaacaaaaattgttttatatttgaaggaCTAGGAGCTCAGAAGACGTCAAGTGTATTCCAACGTGCAGTGGAAGATGAAGCTGGGCCATGCTCATCAGGGACCAGTGAGTATTATAAGAACATTATTTCACCAAATGCATACATATTCAATTCATCCCTAtcatatgaagcatttaatatcactgtgttttttccaaaaataaaaaaatgaaacattgaaatataacTTTCCAATTGAATGCAACATCATTTATGTTATCCATGTAATTGTGTGGGGTCACAAGCTAGTTAGGTCAATTCCACACCAATGTGCAGGTATGAAAGTGAGGTTTAATTTTTGCCAAATCTATAAGTCCATTTCAATGCACTTTCAGGATTCCTATGATTGAATAATTGTTTTACAGAGACCAATACCAAATCAATGAAAATGGCCAACAAAAACCAGAGTAAAAGaggtaaacaattatttattattcacatgtacatttatatgtattataatattcCATTTTTGCAAATCTTTCAATGCTAGCAACATATAGATAATTAACCTGTATATTATTCATGGAACTGAATCATggaacacacacaaaaatgacaaatatttataaatgagacATGGAACTGAAGCATGGAACACAACATACATATAAACTAGATTAacaacaataactaaacttgTGTAAGTCAATGTTCAAGAAGCACTGCTTTTGATGCAGGTaatgaaatatgtaaatgttattatgtcaatatgacaAATGTGAACAAGCAattacttaattttaatttaaacctatttattttagctcgattacatcgaaagcctaaggcttatataaacactctcgagtctgtttcctgggactagaaccagtacttggtgtctatgggggagatctaaagaaagctcccacagttgggatctaacccgtgacctcccggtcgctaggcggacaccatatccattacaccacggcaacctATAAAGCAATTAATTGATGTGTCATTTCTTCAAATGGTTTTCACTATACGTTTTATGCGATATGCATGAAATGGACATAATTAAGAAGGTTAAATCGATTTagcatattaactttttttttattccatgatttatggtattttttgcattgataacaaaaaaccttgtaaattttaatacaatgttgttatttgtttcagCTAGGGCAAGTTTCAACAAATTGGCTGAGGACAACCTAATAGCAGAAAAGAAGAACATCCATCTGCAACAAGTAAATCTAAGATTGAAGAATCAATTGATACTGGCACAACTGAAAGTTGCTAGATTAACGGCACAAAAAATTGAagaagaaattaaaatgttaaaagcaaACAGACAAATTCATAGCACAACCATTGAAAAGCTTAAATGAAAATTACCGAATGAAAAgtacatttacacacatttcaACAGTGTTGGAATAacattgttcataaaatattataaacaagcataacaagtttgtaataatgtgcattacaattttgacatgaaAACCGCTCCATAGTAAAgacaaacatgttatttttaaagttaaaagttATTCATCTTGTCttataaccaaaattataacatcATGTTGAATGAGAAAGTGTTTgtgttaaacataaaatgttgataaatagTTTACTAGAACATTACATCAAGATAAGAAGTGCAGTGAAATGAAAGGGAGCTTACCCCTGAATTAAAATTACAGAAACTGTAAGATGAACTACAGAGTTACCTCTCTTTCAAATAACAAAGTCTCCACTAAAATCTGGAAATCAGTGGAAACAGCTTTGTACAATCTTAAAAGTTATGAGACTAATTCACACATAGTACAGTACAGTTAAAGACTATTAAAAGTTAAACgcatcacactttttagagaagtttaactcatcacactttttagagaagtttaactcatcacactttttagagatgtttaactcatcacactttttagagaagtttaactcatcacactttttagagaagtttaactcatcacactttttagagaagtttaactcatcacactttttagagaagtttaactcagtacattattttatttaattgaaaaatctCTGAACTAGTTGTTGCCTTACAATGTTACCAACAtggtttgcatttatttcaacattttcatGATAAACTTGTTCTTCAAAAACATCATCCAAATAATCCTCTTCAAGGATATCCCCATGTTCAATTCCAAAATTGTGCATAACTACACACGCAGTGATATAGGTCACTGCTGTCGCCAAGTCAGTCCTTATCCCGTAATTGAGTATTGCGAATCTTCTTTTTATAATACCAAAGGTCTGCTCCACAAGCACTCTTGTTTTGCACAGAGCCAGATTAAACTGCTCTTGATTCTGTGATTCGGGGGTTCGGAAAGGAGTCATCAGGTAGGGTGTACATGGGTTCCCCGAGTCTCCAAGAATGAAGCCATTATGAGCTCCTGTTTAGAAATAAAACATtcttttgttaataaaattagTCAACGTGTAAACGCTTAgcaattttgaggtcaaaggtaaatgacACAAGGGTTTATCCGTTTTAACCAGGAAGGAAAAAAGTAGTTATCAGATTgctgaatgtcggcgggcgggcagactaaagtattttaattattcataaaacatatcatgttaattaaatcctattgtattgttttaaatgtatttaaccctttatgaCACAAGTTGTATGTAATTTGCTTAGTCATAAGTTATGACTCATAACCATAGACATGTGTATCTGATATATAGCTACCTTGTTCGAACTGGTTCCGTAGATGGCACTCTCTCCATATTCTCGCATCATGTGTGCTTCCTGGCCATTTAGCTGTTAAGCTCCTCACTTTTTTGCGGTGgtctaaatataaaataataatacataatttattatactattaatttttaattatactgaTATCATAGTGAATaatgttagtgctattgaaaATAGAATATTTAATATTAGTTATTGTCATACATCAGtgataaaaaacacataattatgagTACTGAAAAACTTTGTTGTGGCAAAAGCAAACAAGATAACATACTTGCACGTTCAAAGAATGGTAGCCTTTTCTATTTATGAAATCGGCTTCGTGGTTCTTTGGCCTTTGAATGCGAACATGAGTTCCATCAATCAGTCCGATTACATTTG contains the following coding sequences:
- the LOC127879489 gene encoding uncharacterized protein LOC127879489 isoform X1, with the protein product MTFKIDERGLGAQKTSSVFQRAVEDEAGPCSSGTKTNTKSMKMANKNQSKRARASFNKLAEDNLIAEKKNIHLQQETVRNGELVELLLVQLVGSILIRMAD
- the LOC127879489 gene encoding uncharacterized protein LOC127879489 isoform X2; this encodes MTFKIDERGLGAQKTSSVFQRAVEDEAGPCSSGTKTNTKSMKMANKNQSKRARASFNKLAEDNLIAEKKNIHLQQETVRNGELVELLLVQLVGSILIRMAD